The bacterium genome includes a region encoding these proteins:
- a CDS encoding patatin-like phospholipase family protein has protein sequence MCKTKKFFVISLIFLFIPKILLPEEKAKSHPFTVLVLSGGGARGIAHIGVLKVIEQLHIPVDMVVGTSMGAIVGGLYAAGLSPSEIEKRMLEVDWDDIFSDNPKPLKQPYRLRKEASKYMQGVEMGFAVDQIQIPKGVIAGQKLIIALNNILLPVLPVNNFDHLPIPFRAVATDLVTGERVDLSSGSLTKAIMASMAIPGIFAPVEIDKRILVDGGVVANLSIETARELGAERIIAVDVSSPLATKEELKNLVDITKQVLAIYGRRNHLYQLSLLKENDVLLTLKLEGFSNMQFKKAKEIIKEGEAFALKEKERLLTMAVSEEEYSKVKSYVIEKEPRRRNIVVDYVEIIPPKKIPSQIIENRIKIKPGDILDVEKLEDNITDVYSTGLFERIDYQILKMDENYGLTIEPVKKSWGPNYLYFGAQFDSTRDFNPLVRYRMTMLNRHAGELNLYLRLGLEHEFEAEFYQPIDYTDHFFIAPTFSYQQKNIDLFQDEQRYARYRTRFTSTGLFGGINIGNEGQFRIGIEGEHTTSQLSTGEISLPDYEEDIFLLSGSFNFDRIDNLLFPREGWYIGIDYKTPFPYLEEEEFQQLSFKGLTVWSNLHNTFSGYIEAQTSLDTELPLYRTFNLGGFQRMSGFDHYELSGNNTLLLRLSYIRDFEKLLPFNISGYFIGASLEAGNAWDDLDDISLEKTRLSGSIFTGIKTLLGPVYIGYGIRSLEKGIFYFYLGPVF, from the coding sequence ATGTGCAAGACAAAAAAGTTTTTTGTTATATCTCTAATTTTTTTATTTATACCTAAAATATTACTGCCTGAAGAAAAAGCGAAATCCCACCCTTTTACTGTTCTTGTTCTAAGTGGTGGTGGAGCAAGAGGTATTGCACATATAGGTGTCCTGAAAGTTATTGAACAACTACATATACCTGTGGATATGGTAGTAGGAACAAGTATGGGTGCGATTGTAGGCGGCCTTTATGCAGCAGGACTATCACCTTCCGAGATTGAAAAGAGGATGCTTGAGGTTGACTGGGACGACATTTTTTCTGATAACCCTAAACCACTCAAACAACCATATAGATTAAGAAAAGAGGCATCTAAATATATGCAGGGTGTAGAGATGGGTTTTGCAGTTGACCAGATTCAGATTCCCAAAGGTGTTATAGCAGGACAGAAACTTATTATAGCACTCAATAATATACTTCTTCCTGTACTGCCTGTGAATAATTTTGACCATCTTCCTATACCTTTCCGTGCAGTTGCAACAGACCTCGTCACAGGAGAAAGGGTTGATCTTTCTTCAGGCAGTTTAACAAAAGCCATTATGGCAAGTATGGCAATACCGGGTATATTTGCTCCTGTTGAGATAGACAAAAGAATCCTTGTAGATGGAGGGGTTGTAGCAAATCTATCAATAGAAACAGCGAGGGAACTTGGCGCTGAACGGATTATAGCAGTTGATGTTAGTTCTCCTCTCGCAACGAAAGAAGAGTTAAAAAACCTTGTAGATATAACAAAACAGGTACTTGCTATATATGGAAGGAGAAACCACCTCTATCAACTTTCACTTTTAAAAGAAAACGATGTCCTTTTAACACTCAAACTGGAAGGTTTTTCCAATATGCAATTCAAAAAAGCGAAAGAAATTATAAAAGAAGGTGAGGCATTTGCACTTAAGGAGAAAGAAAGATTGCTCACAATGGCGGTTTCCGAAGAAGAATACAGTAAGGTAAAAAGTTATGTTATTGAAAAAGAGCCCAGAAGAAGAAATATAGTCGTGGACTATGTGGAAATCATACCCCCTAAAAAGATACCATCCCAAATCATAGAAAACAGAATAAAAATAAAACCCGGCGATATACTGGATGTTGAAAAATTAGAAGATAATATTACAGACGTATATTCAACAGGACTCTTTGAACGGATTGATTATCAGATCTTAAAGATGGATGAAAACTATGGGTTGACTATTGAGCCAGTAAAGAAATCGTGGGGACCAAATTATCTATATTTCGGTGCACAGTTTGACAGCACGAGGGACTTCAATCCTCTTGTACGGTATCGTATGACTATGCTGAACAGACACGCAGGAGAACTCAATCTGTATCTCCGTTTAGGACTGGAGCATGAATTTGAAGCAGAATTTTATCAACCGATTGACTATACAGACCATTTCTTTATAGCACCTACATTCTCGTATCAGCAGAAAAACATAGACCTTTTCCAGGATGAACAACGTTATGCCCGTTACAGAACCCGTTTTACTTCAACAGGACTTTTCGGTGGTATAAACATAGGCAATGAAGGACAATTCCGTATAGGGATAGAAGGTGAACATACTACGAGCCAGCTTTCTACAGGAGAAATTTCACTACCTGACTATGAAGAAGATATCTTCCTTCTAAGTGGTTCATTTAACTTTGACCGCATTGATAATCTGCTATTTCCGAGAGAAGGATGGTATATAGGTATTGATTATAAAACACCTTTCCCTTATCTTGAAGAAGAAGAGTTCCAACAATTATCATTCAAAGGACTTACGGTATGGAGTAATCTGCACAATACTTTCTCTGGTTATATTGAGGCACAGACCTCCCTTGATACAGAACTACCTTTATACAGAACCTTTAACCTCGGTGGATTTCAACGTATGAGTGGATTTGACCATTATGAATTAAGCGGCAACAATACATTATTACTTCGGCTTTCATATATAAGGGATTTTGAAAAATTACTACCCTTTAATATCTCTGGTTATTTTATTGGAGCATCACTTGAAGCAGGGAATGCATGGGATGATTTAGATGATATTTCTTTAGAAAAAACCAGATTATCCGGGTCTATATTCACAGGAATAAAAACACTTTTAGGTCCTGTTTATATTGGTTATGGCATCAGATCTCTGGAAAAAGGTATCTTTTATTTCTATCTGGGACCTGTCTTTTAA
- a CDS encoding 16S rRNA (uracil(1498)-N(3))-methyltransferase produces the protein MRRIYLDPADCEKKYDSISIKGSTFHYLSNVLRMKEGDIFIGFDGSGIEYEISIKEVENKNIKGIILNINKIRDIEPAFDIYLFQCIPKSNKMDKIICEVSQLGVKKIFPVVSSRVVPQITKENILHKKGRWRRIAVDSSKVAGRDVIMEIEAPVKFDEAIKLPADLKIIFWEKADISLRTAINNLQRLKEGASINIFIGPEGGYTDEEVCLAEEYKAISVSMGKRILRVETASVIAVALTIYELENKLIP, from the coding sequence ATGAGAAGAATCTATCTTGACCCTGCTGACTGTGAAAAAAAATATGATAGTATATCTATTAAAGGTAGTACATTCCACTATCTATCAAATGTGTTGAGAATGAAAGAAGGTGATATTTTTATCGGGTTTGATGGCAGTGGAATTGAATATGAAATATCCATAAAAGAAGTTGAAAATAAAAATATAAAAGGAATTATTCTGAATATTAATAAAATAAGAGATATTGAACCTGCATTTGATATATATCTTTTCCAGTGTATACCAAAAAGCAACAAGATGGATAAGATAATCTGTGAAGTATCGCAGTTAGGTGTAAAAAAGATATTTCCTGTAGTTAGTAGTCGCGTAGTGCCACAGATTACCAAAGAAAATATATTGCATAAAAAGGGACGATGGAGAAGAATTGCAGTTGACTCATCAAAGGTTGCAGGAAGAGATGTAATAATGGAGATAGAGGCACCTGTTAAGTTTGATGAAGCAATTAAACTACCTGCAGATTTAAAAATCATATTCTGGGAAAAAGCAGACATTTCTTTAAGAACTGCTATAAATAATCTCCAGAGATTGAAAGAAGGTGCATCTATAAATATATTCATTGGACCTGAAGGAGGATATACAGACGAAGAGGTATGTCTCGCAGAAGAATATAAAGCAATAAGTGTGAGTATGGGAAAAAGGATATTGCGGGTTGAAACCGCATCTGTTATAGCAGTTGCCCTCACTATATATGAGTTAGAAAATAAACTAATTCCTTAA
- a CDS encoding 3-isopropylmalate dehydrogenase codes for MGKGKVYKIAVIPGDGIGPEIIREGLKVIEAVSERYNFSIETVHYDFGGDRYLKTGETLPDSAIEELKKFDAIYLGAIGHPDVAPGILEKGILLKIRFELDQYINLRPVKLYPGVWHPLKEKGPEDIDYVVVRENTEGAYSGTGGVFKKGTKDEIATQLDINTRKGVERCIRYAFQYATKRNKKKTVTVVDKANVLTYSGDLWRRTAKEVSTEFPDIKLDFAFVDATCMWMVKNPEWFDVIVTNNMFGDIITDLAAITQGGLGIAAGGNINPEGVSMFEPIHGSAPKYTGKNVICPVATISAGGMMLEILGEDEAARTIERAIIKATGEGYLKSLEAGRMGMSTNEVGDLLSKFVKEV; via the coding sequence ATGGGTAAAGGCAAAGTATATAAAATAGCGGTTATTCCGGGAGATGGTATTGGACCTGAAATTATAAGAGAGGGCTTAAAAGTTATAGAAGCGGTTTCTGAAAGATATAATTTCTCCATTGAAACAGTCCATTATGACTTTGGAGGAGACAGATACCTTAAAACAGGTGAGACACTACCTGACTCTGCAATAGAAGAACTGAAAAAATTTGACGCCATCTATCTCGGTGCAATAGGACATCCTGATGTAGCACCAGGAATACTTGAAAAGGGAATTCTTTTAAAGATACGTTTTGAACTTGACCAGTATATAAACTTAAGACCTGTAAAACTCTATCCCGGTGTATGGCATCCATTAAAAGAGAAAGGACCTGAAGATATTGACTATGTTGTAGTAAGAGAAAACACTGAAGGTGCTTACAGTGGAACCGGTGGTGTATTTAAAAAAGGGACAAAAGATGAGATTGCCACACAGTTAGATATAAATACAAGGAAAGGAGTTGAAAGATGTATAAGGTATGCCTTTCAATATGCCACCAAAAGAAACAAAAAGAAAACAGTTACTGTGGTAGATAAGGCAAATGTACTTACTTACTCTGGAGACCTGTGGAGAAGGACCGCAAAAGAGGTATCTACTGAATTCCCCGATATAAAACTTGATTTTGCCTTTGTTGATGCTACCTGTATGTGGATGGTCAAAAATCCTGAATGGTTTGACGTAATTGTAACCAACAATATGTTTGGTGATATCATAACAGACCTTGCTGCAATAACTCAGGGAGGACTCGGGATAGCAGCAGGTGGAAATATAAATCCTGAAGGAGTAAGTATGTTTGAACCCATCCATGGCTCAGCACCAAAGTACACTGGTAAAAATGTTATATGTCCTGTGGCAACTATATCTGCAGGTGGTATGATGCTTGAAATACTGGGAGAGGATGAAGCAGCCAGAACAATAGAAAGGGCAATAATTAAAGCAACTGGTGAAGGTTATCTAAAAAGTTTAGAAGCAGGCAGAATGGGTATGTCAACAAACGAGGTTGGTGACCTTCTTTCAAAATTTGTTAAGGAGGTGTAG
- a CDS encoding 2-isopropylmalate synthase: MEKVIIFDTTLRDGEQSPGASLTSEEKIKIAEQLERLGVDVIEAGFPIASEDDAKAVALIGERIKNTSVCALARCKDADIEVALKSLEKAIKPRLHIFLATSEIHRKYKLQKAKEEIIKIAVEKASFAKKYIDDIEFSPEDATRTEQDFLLEVLKAVIKTGVKTVNIPDTVGYSTPLEYGNLIKFLREHLPPDVIISVHCHNDLGLAVANSLMAVLNGARQVECTINGIGERAGSASLEEIVMNFAVRKDFYKITTNIETKELYRTSRMVATLTGIPVQPNKAIVGENAFRHESGIHQDGILKERSTYEIMNPEMIGIPASELVLGKHSGRHALKVRLETLGFQLNEELFEKIFEKFKKLADRKKEITDIDIIFLAEEEQYQTHKPVYTLEYFHIISGSSTIPSATVRVKKGEDIYEDASRGDGPVDAIYKAIDRIVGFTPVLKEYKITAVTSGQDAQGEVNVALEIEGLKIPGKGISTDIIEASAKAYIDAINRYLIRKDIVKTKYKGT; encoded by the coding sequence ATGGAGAAAGTCATTATTTTTGATACTACATTAAGAGATGGGGAACAATCACCAGGAGCAAGTTTAACAAGTGAAGAAAAAATAAAGATTGCTGAACAACTTGAACGGCTCGGTGTTGATGTTATAGAAGCGGGCTTTCCTATTGCTTCTGAAGATGATGCAAAAGCAGTTGCTCTTATTGGAGAGCGGATAAAAAATACATCTGTATGTGCACTTGCAAGATGCAAAGATGCTGATATAGAAGTTGCATTGAAATCACTTGAAAAAGCGATAAAACCACGCCTTCATATATTCCTCGCCACATCAGAGATACATAGAAAATATAAACTGCAAAAGGCAAAAGAAGAAATAATAAAAATTGCTGTTGAAAAAGCATCTTTCGCTAAAAAATATATTGATGACATTGAATTCTCTCCTGAAGATGCTACAAGGACAGAACAGGACTTCCTGCTGGAGGTATTAAAAGCAGTAATAAAAACAGGAGTAAAGACAGTAAACATACCAGATACTGTTGGATATTCAACACCTTTAGAATATGGTAATCTTATAAAATTTTTAAGAGAACATTTACCTCCTGATGTTATCATCAGTGTACATTGTCATAATGACCTTGGGCTGGCAGTTGCAAATTCACTTATGGCTGTTCTTAATGGGGCAAGACAGGTTGAGTGTACCATAAATGGGATAGGAGAAAGGGCAGGTAGTGCATCACTTGAAGAGATTGTTATGAACTTTGCTGTAAGAAAGGACTTCTACAAGATCACTACAAATATTGAAACAAAAGAACTTTACAGAACAAGCAGGATGGTCGCTACACTTACAGGTATTCCTGTTCAACCAAACAAGGCAATCGTAGGAGAAAATGCATTCAGACATGAATCAGGAATACATCAGGATGGGATTCTTAAAGAACGTTCAACATATGAGATTATGAATCCCGAAATGATAGGTATTCCAGCAAGTGAACTGGTACTGGGTAAACATTCAGGAAGGCATGCACTTAAAGTACGGTTAGAAACACTGGGTTTTCAATTAAATGAGGAACTGTTTGAAAAGATATTTGAAAAATTTAAAAAACTGGCTGATAGAAAGAAGGAAATAACAGATATAGATATAATATTTCTCGCTGAAGAAGAACAATATCAGACACATAAACCTGTCTATACACTTGAATATTTTCATATCATATCTGGCTCTTCAACAATACCAAGTGCTACAGTAAGAGTAAAAAAAGGTGAGGATATTTATGAAGATGCATCAAGAGGTGATGGACCTGTAGATGCAATATATAAAGCAATTGACCGAATAGTAGGATTTACTCCAGTACTGAAAGAATACAAAATAACAGCGGTAACAAGTGGACAGGATGCACAGGGAGAGGTTAATGTTGCTCTGGAGATAGAAGGATTGAAAATCCCTGGCAAAGGAATAAGCACAGATATTATAGAAGCAAGTGCAAAGGCATATATTGATGCTATAAACAGGTATCTTATACGAAAGGATATTGTTAAAACAAAGTATAAAGGAACATAA
- the leuC gene encoding 3-isopropylmalate dehydratase large subunit, producing the protein MTITEKIIAGHAEKKSVVPGEFVECNVDLVLANDITGPLAINEFEKAGAKNVFNPDKIVLVPDHFTPCKDIQSAELVKKLREFAKRYGVRFYEIGKVGIEHALLPEEGLTKPGDFIVGADSHTCTYGAVGAFSTGMGSTDIASAMITGKVWIKVPASIKFVYTGKRNKYVGGKDLILYTIGKIGVDGANYKSMEFTGETIRNLPMDDRFTICNMAIEAGAKNGIIEPDDITLMYLEEIGISGSIITSDRDAIYENIIEIDVSDIMPQVSAPHLPSNSKNVDEYEDIKIDQAVIGSCTNGRITDLRRAASILNGHTIHPEIRCIIIPATQKIYQQAIKEGLIDIFITAGCVISPPTCGPCLGGHMGVLGEGEISIATTNRNFIGRMGHPKSYVYLSNPEVAAASAIKGRITHPDKI; encoded by the coding sequence ATGACTATTACAGAAAAAATTATAGCAGGACATGCAGAAAAAAAATCTGTAGTACCAGGTGAATTTGTTGAGTGTAATGTTGACCTCGTTTTAGCAAATGATATTACAGGACCTCTTGCAATAAATGAATTTGAAAAAGCAGGTGCAAAGAATGTATTTAACCCTGATAAGATTGTTCTCGTTCCTGACCATTTTACACCCTGTAAAGATATACAGAGTGCAGAACTTGTAAAAAAATTGAGAGAATTTGCTAAAAGATATGGAGTAAGATTCTATGAGATAGGAAAAGTCGGTATAGAACATGCACTTTTACCAGAAGAAGGACTTACAAAACCAGGTGATTTTATTGTTGGAGCAGATAGTCACACCTGTACCTATGGAGCGGTTGGTGCATTTTCAACCGGTATGGGCAGTACAGATATTGCATCAGCGATGATAACAGGTAAGGTCTGGATAAAAGTTCCTGCATCCATAAAATTTGTTTATACCGGAAAAAGGAATAAGTATGTGGGTGGGAAAGACCTTATCCTTTATACCATAGGGAAAATTGGTGTTGATGGAGCAAACTACAAATCAATGGAATTCACAGGAGAAACAATAAGAAACCTGCCTATGGATGACAGGTTTACAATATGTAATATGGCAATAGAAGCAGGAGCAAAAAATGGAATAATAGAACCGGATGATATAACACTTATGTATCTTGAAGAGATAGGAATTAGTGGAAGTATAATCACAAGTGACAGGGATGCAATTTATGAAAACATAATAGAAATAGATGTCTCTGATATTATGCCACAGGTATCTGCTCCTCATCTTCCATCAAATTCAAAGAATGTGGATGAATATGAAGATATAAAGATAGACCAGGCAGTCATTGGCTCTTGTACCAACGGAAGAATTACTGATTTAAGAAGAGCGGCTTCCATTCTCAACGGACATACAATCCACCCTGAAATAAGATGTATCATTATACCTGCAACACAGAAGATATATCAGCAGGCGATAAAAGAAGGACTTATAGATATATTTATCACTGCTGGCTGTGTTATAAGTCCTCCAACCTGTGGACCCTGTTTAGGTGGACATATGGGGGTATTAGGTGAAGGAGAAATTTCTATTGCTACAACAAACAGAAATTTTATAGGCAGGATGGGGCATCCTAAAAGTTATGTATATCTCTCAAACCCTGAGGTAGCAGCAGCGAGTGCAATAAAAGGAAGAATTACTCATCCTGATAAGATATAG
- the leuD gene encoding 3-isopropylmalate dehydratase small subunit: protein MKGKVWKFGDNINTDDIIAARYLNTTDEKQLAQHCMETIMPDFSKKVQTGDVIVAGENFGCGSSREHAPVAIKGCGISAVIAKSFARIFLRNAINIGLPVIELSQADEIEEGDEVEIDFENGVIRDITKSISYTFTKYPDFLQEIIKTGGLIEWVKAKYIK, encoded by the coding sequence ATGAAAGGAAAAGTATGGAAATTCGGTGATAATATAAATACCGATGATATCATTGCAGCAAGATATCTCAACACTACTGATGAAAAACAACTTGCCCAACACTGTATGGAAACAATTATGCCTGACTTTTCAAAGAAGGTACAGACCGGAGATGTTATAGTTGCGGGAGAAAATTTCGGATGTGGTTCAAGTAGAGAACATGCACCTGTTGCTATTAAGGGTTGTGGTATTTCAGCAGTAATAGCAAAAAGTTTTGCGAGGATTTTTCTACGAAATGCCATCAATATAGGACTACCTGTGATTGAACTATCACAAGCAGATGAAATAGAAGAAGGAGATGAAGTTGAAATTGACTTTGAAAATGGAGTTATCAGAGATATTACAAAAAGCATATCCTATACATTTACAAAATATCCTGACTTTTTACAGGAAATTATAAAAACAGGAGGGTTGATAGAATGGGTAAAGGCAAAGTATATAAAATAG